A genomic window from Ruminiclostridium cellulolyticum H10 includes:
- a CDS encoding SH3 domain-containing protein: MGTRIISRKFILLAVLVTMLVINVLFPLSQVNAQTWVLTVTTEGSNLNVRSGPGTNYSVIGQFANGTDVTWEDDDGKSSGEWAYVKGIGTNGKTISGYCYQWYLIHEN, from the coding sequence ATGGGTACAAGGATTATTTCACGTAAATTTATTTTACTAGCGGTTTTGGTTACTATGTTGGTTATAAATGTATTATTCCCTTTAAGTCAAGTCAATGCTCAGACATGGGTTTTAACAGTAACTACTGAAGGATCAAATTTAAATGTACGTAGTGGTCCAGGAACAAATTATTCCGTAATAGGTCAATTTGCAAATGGAACCGATGTGACTTGGGAGGATGATGATGGCAAATCATCTGGTGAGTGGGCATATGTCAAGGGAATAGGGACTAATGGCAAAACTATATCAGGTTACTGTTATCAATGGTACTTAATACATGAAAATTAA